Genomic DNA from Desulfuromonas versatilis:
CATGAACAGGGCGGGCTCGCGGAGGGCCTGGGCGATTTCCGCGGCGGTGCGCACCCTCAGGGCCCGGTCGAGGTCGGAGGCCAGGCGGTTGCCCTTGCCCCCGGCGGCATGGCAGCGCCGGCAGGCGTAGCTCTCGAGCAGCCGGCGGCCCTGCTCCACCAGCGGGCTGTCCGGCAGGTTAAAGTGAGCGAACTCCCCGCCGATCATCCCGTGATGGGCGATGGCCATCCGCCTGGTGCCCGGATTCCCCCGGTGACAGTCGACGCAGCCGCCGCGCTCGACATGGTGGGCGGGGTGGCACTCCAGGCACCCCTCAGGGGCCGCGGCCGCGGCGGACAGGGCCCCGGCCAGGAGCAGCAGGATCGCTAAAACGGCAGAACGAACGCCCAATTGGCACCTCGAAAGAACATGGCCACCAGGGTCAGCACCAGGATCAGCAGATAGATCAGGAGGGTGGCCCGGCTCAGGGTTTTCTGTTCCTGCGGAAACCAGCGGGCACCCTCTTCGACCCGGGGCCCGGTCAGCCAGGGCAGCAGGAAAAACCCCAGCACCAGCGCCAGGACCAGGTAGGCCAGCCGGTTGCCATGGCTGACCAGTTCCTGGGTCCAGAGCAGAAACCACGCCGATTTGGAGGGGTTGGGAACCCGGCTGAAATCGGCCCGCTCCTGAAGCGGCGCAGGGATGACCAGCGCCAGCGCTGCCAGTAGGCTTACGACCAGCAGCAGGGCGCGGCGGATCAGGCGGAAAAAATGCGGCGAACTCCGGACGTAGCCTCTCACAGGTAGGGAAGCACTCCTTTGTCTCGGCGGATGCGGTAGAAATGCAGCATGCTCAGCCCAAGGATGAGCATGGGCAGCACCGCGATGTGCAGCACATAGAACCGGACCAGGGACAGGGGCTGTCCGACCTCGTCGGGGACCAGGAAGCGGTGGGCCAGCTCCCCTCCGGGTAGCGACAGCAGCAGCTGCATGCCGGTCTGCGTCGCCCACAGGGCGAGCTGATCCATGGGCAGCAGGTACCCCGTGTAGCCGGCGAACAGCGAAAGGCACAGAAGCACCATGCCGATGATCCAGTTGAGCTCCCGGGGCCGCCGGAAGGCCCCGGTCAGGACCACCCGCAGCGTATGCAGAAACAGCAGGACCAGAAACCCATGGGAGGAGAGCCGGTGGAGATTGCGCAGGAAGGCTCCGCCGGGGACCTGCGACTCCAGGTAGAGGATCGACTCCCAGGCCGTGGCGGTCGAAGGCTGGTAGTAGAACAACAGCAGCACCCCGGAGCACAACAGCACCAGGAAGCAGGTAAAGGCCAGCCCGCCCAGGCAGAAGGTATAGGTGAGCCGCAGGTTGCGCTCCAGCACCACGCGCGGAAACAGATGGCGGACGAAATCCCGCACAAAGCCCTCCGCCCCGTTCATGCCAGCACCCTCACCCGCTCTCCCAGGTCCTCGGTGGCGAGGCGGCGCAGCGCTCGGGGCGCCGGTCCGCTCACCACCTCCCCCACCCGGTTGAAAACACTGCCGTGGCAGGGGCAGACCAGGTTCTGCGGCGTCACGTTGACCGTGCAGCCGAGATGGGTGCAGACCAGGCTCAGGGCGTACACCTCCGCGCCGCTGCGGATCAGCGCCACCCGGGATTCCCGGAACACCAGGGCCCCCTCCAGCGGGATCTCCTGCTTGGCGACTTCCACCACGGCCCGGGAGGCCCTGCGGCCTGCGGGAACCAGGAACTTCCAGGCCAGCACTGCCCAGGCCCCGGAGAAGATCAGGCCCCGGACTACTCTTCGACGCGATCGACCAGCTTTTTCCATTTTTCCACGTAGAGCCTTCTAAATTCCGCGTTTTTCGCCGACAGCCCGGGGAAGCGAGCCGGGTCGAGAAAAGCGCCGTTGCCGACCTGCTGGCCTTCCTGCGCCCAAAAGGAGCTTAGCCCCAGCCCGTCGAGGTCGATGCGGTAAATACGCGCCTCGGGCGGCTCGAGCAGAAACCGCCGGGGCGCCCCGTGGCAGCCGTCGCACATGAGGCTGCCGCTGCGGACGCTGTGGGGGAAAAAGGCCTGCCAGCGCGCTTCCAGAAGGCGGTTTTCCTCCCCCCCGCGCCCGCCGCGCAGATCGCTGAGATAGGCGATGAACTGGGGTCGCACCGGGCTCACCCTCCCGCGCGCGTTCACCCCAAGCGGCGGCGCGTTCTGCTGCCTGAGGTAGGCGCTGCGGACATAGCCGGCTCCGGCAGCGGGCAGCGCCTGGAAGTACTCCCGCGCCGGCCCCTCACCCAGGCGTAGGTAGAAGGTGCCATATTCCTGGGCGGCCCAGGCCGAGTGGCAGGCGTAGCACTCGAGCTTTTCCAGGTGCGCCGCCACCCGGTGCTCGGGCACCGCGGAGTCGGCATCGTGACAGTCTGCGCACCCCCGTGATGACTTGGCGCCCTGCGCCAGGCTGGCCATGGAATGACAATCAGCACATTGCATGCCGAGTTCGGCATGGAGATCAGGGAGCATCTTCAGATAAGGCTCCCCCTCCCCGTCCGCTCCCCGCAGGTAGCGCTGGTGGTCTTCCCGGGGGGCGCGGCCGTCGAATTCGCTGCCGGCGAAATACCCCTTGTGGCAGCGCTGGCAGGCCTGCTTGCCGGGGCGGGAGATGGCGTGCCCGTCGCCATGGCAGTCGAGGCAGCCGGTGAGGTGACACCCGCCGCAGTTGGCGCTAAAGAAGCCGGGGTCGAAACGCCCCCAGGTGCGGGCCACGAACTCTTTCTCGGCGCTGCGGTGGGTCATCGCCTGGTCGAACAGGGTGTCATAGCCCCGGTGGCAGCCGGTGCACCCCTGGGCGCGCACCGTCGCCGAAGCGACGGGCTCTTGGTGCCCCCCGTGGCAGGTGCCGCACTCCATGCCGCCGTGGGCGCCGCGGACCGCGACCCGGTGGCAGGCCGCACAGTCTTCCCCGGCGGCCCGCGGCGCCTCAGGGCGCAGCAGCGCCAGCGCGCTCCAGGCAAGCGTCAAGCCGGC
This window encodes:
- the extQ gene encoding selenite/tellurite reduction operon b-type cytochrome membrane protein ExtQ, with the translated sequence MRGYVRSSPHFFRLIRRALLLVVSLLAALALVIPAPLQERADFSRVPNPSKSAWFLLWTQELVSHGNRLAYLVLALVLGFFLLPWLTGPRVEEGARWFPQEQKTLSRATLLIYLLILVLTLVAMFFRGANWAFVLPF
- a CDS encoding cytochrome b N-terminal domain-containing protein; the encoded protein is MNGAEGFVRDFVRHLFPRVVLERNLRLTYTFCLGGLAFTCFLVLLCSGVLLLFYYQPSTATAWESILYLESQVPGGAFLRNLHRLSSHGFLVLLFLHTLRVVLTGAFRRPRELNWIIGMVLLCLSLFAGYTGYLLPMDQLALWATQTGMQLLLSLPGGELAHRFLVPDEVGQPLSLVRFYVLHIAVLPMLILGLSMLHFYRIRRDKGVLPYL
- a CDS encoding QcrA and Rieske domain-containing protein, with translation MLAWKFLVPAGRRASRAVVEVAKQEIPLEGALVFRESRVALIRSGAEVYALSLVCTHLGCTVNVTPQNLVCPCHGSVFNRVGEVVSGPAPRALRRLATEDLGERVRVLA
- the extO gene encoding selenite/tellurite reduction operon b-type cytochrome iron-sulfur cluster-binding subunit ExtO; translated protein: MIIAGLTLAWSALALLRPEAPRAAGEDCAACHRVAVRGAHGGMECGTCHGGHQEPVASATVRAQGCTGCHRGYDTLFDQAMTHRSAEKEFVARTWGRFDPGFFSANCGGCHLTGCLDCHGDGHAISRPGKQACQRCHKGYFAGSEFDGRAPREDHQRYLRGADGEGEPYLKMLPDLHAELGMQCADCHSMASLAQGAKSSRGCADCHDADSAVPEHRVAAHLEKLECYACHSAWAAQEYGTFYLRLGEGPAREYFQALPAAGAGYVRSAYLRQQNAPPLGVNARGRVSPVRPQFIAYLSDLRGGRGGEENRLLEARWQAFFPHSVRSGSLMCDGCHGAPRRFLLEPPEARIYRIDLDGLGLSSFWAQEGQQVGNGAFLDPARFPGLSAKNAEFRRLYVEKWKKLVDRVEE